Below is a genomic region from Ailuropoda melanoleuca isolate Jingjing unplaced genomic scaffold, ASM200744v2 unplaced-scaffold63289, whole genome shotgun sequence.
TCATCTCCCTTTTTAATTCCATGCTCTTCTGGATAAACCACTGCTCAGCTTCCATGCGGTTCCTTTCAGTGAGGGCCTCGTAGTCGGTCCTCATGTCTTTCAGGCGCTTGGTCAGTGCCACTCCAGGAGCAGCGTCTATCTCCACGTTGACTTGCCCGGCCGCCTGTCCCTGGAGAGCCTGCAGCTCCTCCTCATGGTTCGTCTTGAGGTAGGTCAGCTCCTCGGTCATAGTCTCAATCTGGACCTCCAGTTCCGCCCTGGACATGTTCTGCTCTTCCAAGACCCTTTTCAGGCCACTGATGTCAGCCTCTATTGACTGGCGGAAATAGAGCTCATTCTCGTACTTGAGCCTGAAGTCATCGGCTGCCAGTCTGGCATTGTCGATTTGCAGGACCATCCGTGCATTGTCCACAGAGGGTGACTTTATCTTGCTCCTCAGGTCATTAATGGTCTCAAAGAACTTGTTGTGGTCATGGTCAGGGCTGATGGTGCCGGAAGTGATCTGCTTTGCATACCAATCCCGGATTTTGATCTCAAGGTCAGCATTGGCCGTCTCCAGAGCACGCACCTTCTCAAGGTAGGAAGATAGGCGGTCATTGAGGTTCTGCATGGTTTGCTTTTCATTGCCTGGAAAAAGGCCTTCAGGTCCACCAAAATCCCCAGGGAAACCTGTGCCTGGCCCCCCGAAAAAGACACCGCCACCACCCACTGGTCCCTGGAAACCTGTGTCATAGCCATCTCTTGGACCTGCGCCCAAGCTGCCCCCTTGCATTGGCACAATTCTACCTCCAGTGACCGGCCCACTCCTAAAACCTCCCCCAAGGGCACCTCCAAACCCTGCTGCCTGACCA
It encodes:
- the LOC117800085 gene encoding keratin, type I cytoskeletal 47 kDa-like, encoding MQGGSLGAGPRDGYDTGFQGPVGGGGVFFGGPGTGFPGDFGGPEGLFPGNEKQTMQNLNDRLSSYLEKVRALETANADLEIKIRDWYAKQITSGTISPDHDHNKFFETINDLRSKIKSPSVDNARMVLQIDNARLAADDFRLKYENELYFRQSIEADISGLKRVLEEQNMSRAELEVQIETMTEELTYLKTNHEEELQALQGQAAGQVNVEIDAAPGVALTKRLKDMRTDYEALTERNRMEAEQWFIQKSMELKREMTKGVEEVQTTTTEVSEQRRLAQSVETEMQSQLAMKKSIEDSLIETENRYGVQLMQIQLIISTTEEQLGQ